The sequence below is a genomic window from Bacteroidales bacterium MB20-C3-3.
CAGATATGCTTACAGACTTCCTATCGGGCTGCTTGATGTTATCAATAATTTCACATACGAAGAGCTGAGATCATACTATAACAAATGGTACCGTCCGGACAACCAGGGTATCATAATAGTAGGAGATATTGATCCTGTAGCGATTGAGAACAAAATCAAAACTCTTTTTGGAGCAATTCCTAAACACGAAAATGCTGCTGAGAGAATTCAGCTTCCTGTTCCTGACACTAAAGAGACACTTGTAGGAATAGCATCAGATCCTGAGGCATCTACAACCGAGTTGATGCTTATGTACAAACATGATGTGGTTCCCGTAGAGATGAGGGGTACTGCTGTTGGAATCGTAATGAATTTTATGAACAGTATGGTTTCAAGCATGCTCTCATCTAGACTTAACGAGATTGCTCAGAAACCTGAAGCTCCGTTTACATCTGCATACGCAGACTACGGCGGATACATTATTGCTCAGACAAAAGATGCATTGAGTATTAGTGCAAGGGTTAAGGAGGGCAGAACAGCTGAGGCTCTTAAGATTATTACCAATGAGGCAGAGAGAGTTAAAAGACACGGGTTTACAGCATCCGAGTATGAACGCTCAAAGGCTACCTATATGAGTAACCTTGAACAGGTTTATAACGAAAGAGACAAACAGAAAAACAGCTACTATGTAAGTCAGGTTCTGAACCATTTCCTTACAGGGGAAGCATACCCGGGCATTGAGACAACTTATGCAATGTTACAGCAGGTTGCTCCTAATATTCCTATTGACCAGGTTAATCAATATGCAAAAGAACTACCAAGAGAAGAGAATATTGCAATAGCTCTTCTTATGCCTGAAAAAGAGGGTCTGGTAAAACCTTCAAAAGAGGAGATTCTTGCAATTTTTGAATCTGCAAGGAAAGAGGAAGTTAAAGCTTATGAAGAGACCGTTTCCAACGAGCCTCTTGTACCAGTTGCACCTGCAGCCGGTAAGGTTCTGTCAGAGTTAAAAGAGCCTATGAGCAGCTCAACTGTTTGGAATCTTTCAAACGGAGCAACAGTTGTTATTAAAAAGACCGATTTCAAACAGGATCAGATACTTTTCTCAGCAAGTTCAAGGGGAGGAAGCTCTCTTATTGGCAAAGAAAATATTATTGAAACCAAAGACCTCGTAGGAGTGGCTACAGCCGGTGGCCTTGGAAAATACAATGTAACAGACCTGCGCAAAGTTCTTGCCGGAAAAAATGTAACAGTAAGACCAAGCATCAGCATAATGAGCGAATCAATAAGCGGAGCTTCAACTCCTAAAGATATTGAGACCTTTATGCAACTACTATATCTTAATTTCACCGGTATCAGAGAGGATCAGGAGGCATTCCAGACTTACAAAGCAAGACTTAAAGCTCAGATTGAAAACATGGATTCTCAGCCAATGTCTGCTTTCTCTGACACACTGCAGAAGGTAATGTACAACAACAATCCTTATGCAAACAGAATGACCCTGGAGATGCTTGATAAACTTGATTATTCAAAATCTCTCGAATTATATCGCCAGAGATTTG
It includes:
- a CDS encoding insulinase family protein; its protein translation is MKRFLTSMAAILIAISAIAQMPQKLPLDPKVRSGVLENGLTYFVVQNSEPKGQAEFYIAQKVGSILEEESQRGLAHFLEHMAFNGTENFPGNGVISYLEKIGVKFGANLNAYTSLDQTVYNISNVPVKRQGIIDSCMLILRDWSCAISLTDKDIDEERGVIREEFRTSSSAMLRMYEKIFPEIMPDSRYAYRLPIGLLDVINNFTYEELRSYYNKWYRPDNQGIIIVGDIDPVAIENKIKTLFGAIPKHENAAERIQLPVPDTKETLVGIASDPEASTTELMLMYKHDVVPVEMRGTAVGIVMNFMNSMVSSMLSSRLNEIAQKPEAPFTSAYADYGGYIIAQTKDALSISARVKEGRTAEALKIITNEAERVKRHGFTASEYERSKATYMSNLEQVYNERDKQKNSYYVSQVLNHFLTGEAYPGIETTYAMLQQVAPNIPIDQVNQYAKELPREENIAIALLMPEKEGLVKPSKEEILAIFESARKEEVKAYEETVSNEPLVPVAPAAGKVLSELKEPMSSSTVWNLSNGATVVIKKTDFKQDQILFSASSRGGSSLIGKENIIETKDLVGVATAGGLGKYNVTDLRKVLAGKNVTVRPSISIMSESISGASTPKDIETFMQLLYLNFTGIREDQEAFQTYKARLKAQIENMDSQPMSAFSDTLQKVMYNNNPYANRMTLEMLDKLDYSKSLELYRQRFANASDFVFTFVGNVDEAILKPLVETYIASLPSNKSQKENWANVGLIPVKGKVVKHFEKAMQTPKATVYTIMSGKIPYTVENTILASFAKQVFDMVFTRSIREDEGGTYGVGVNMSLSYYPDDNFMFLFGFDTDVALREKLLARAHKEIGIVLEKGVSQEDFAKIMEYSQKTFTQNLRENNYWLGVINTRFMLGKDMHSTYESTLKSITPEKVTKFIKQTLTQGNQIEVVMNGK